The DNA segment CGGTGCGCGCGTAGCCCTTCAGCAGCCGCCACAGGTGCTGGCGGCTGAGGCCCTCGCCGCGCTGGCCCACGAACAGTTCGCCGCCGCGGGGCCGGAAGCCGGGCCGCAGGGCCAGCCAGGCGCGGATCCACCGCTCGGCGCCGGAGCCGAAGGGGACGAGCCGCTCCTTGCGGCCCTTGCCCATCACCTTGAGGAAGCCTTCGTCGAGGAAGACCGCCAGGGCGGGGAGTTCCGCCAGTTCGGACACGCGCAGTCCGGAGGCGTAGAGGAGTTCCAGCCAGGCGCGGTCGCGCACGCCTAGGGGCGTGGCCGTGTCCGGCGCGGCGAGGAGGGCGTCCACCTGCGTTTCGCCGAGGGTGCGCGGCAGGATGCGGGGAGGGCGCGGCGGCTTGACCACCGCTTCGGGACCGGCGCCTTCGCCGCCCTCCATGCGCAGGAAGGCGAGGAAGGCGCGGAGGCTGGAACTCATCCGCGCAAGGCTGCGCGGGGCCTTGCCTTCGGCCTGTTGGGTCACGAGGAACGCGGTGAGCTGGTCGCGGTCCAGATCCGTGGGGGACAGCTCGCGGCCGCAGGCCCAGATGGCGAGATGGCTGAGGTCCGCGAGGTAGCCGGCGGCGGTGTTCGCCGACAATCCCCGCTCCACGGACAAGAAGGTGCGGAATTCGCGCAGGCTGGCCGCCCAGCCCAGGGGCCAGCCTTCATCGGGTTCTTGATGGGTTCGGGGACGGGGCATGGACATTTCCTGGAGGCCGTTCCAGCCAACCTACCCGGAGTTTGGCAATCCCGCGGAGAGTGTGTTACGGTTTCCGGGTTCGTTTGGAGGAGCCCACGATGGCTGATGTACGTAAGAAGGTCATTGCGATCATTGCCGAGCAGCTGGCCAAGCCCGAGGATTCCATTTCCGAATCCAGCCACTTCGTGGACGACCTCGGCGCCGACAGCCTCGACACCGTCGAGATCATCATGGCCATCGAAGAGGCGTTCAGCCTCGAGATCCCCGAGAGCGAGCAGGAGAAGATCCGCACGGTGGGCGATGCGATCGCCTACATCGAGAAGCACGCGAAGGCCTGATCCTACGCGATCCCGTCGTGCCGCAGCGCCCCCCGGCCCTGCGGCACGTTCGTTTTCAGACTTCCATCGACCTTGAGGTGAAGCCATGACCAGGACCGTCCAGCGCCGCCGCGTCGTCATCACCGGCATGGGAACCGTCAATCCCTGCGGTCTCACCGTGCCCGAGACCTGGGACAACCTTCTCGCCGGAAAGAGCGGGATCGGGCAGATCGACCGCTTCGATGTGTCCGATTTCGCCTGCAAGATCGCGGGCCAGGTGAAGGGTTTCAATCCCGATCTGTTCATCGACAAGAAGGAACAGAAGAAGATGGACATCTTCATCCACTACGCCCTGGGCGCGGCCCACGAAGCGTGGGTGGACGCGGGCTACGACCAGATCGAGCTGACCAAGGCCGAGCGCGAGTTGTTCGGGGCCTACATCGGCAGCGGAATCGGCGGCCTCAGCACCATCTGGGAGGAGGCCAACGGCTACCGCGGACCCCGCCGCACCAGCCCCTTCTTCATCCCCAGCCTCATCGTGAACCTGGCCAGCGGCCAGGCCAGCATCAAGTACGGCCTCCAGGGGCCCAACAGCGCCGTCGCCACGGCCTGCGCCACGGGCGCCCACGCCATCGGGGACGCGGCCCGCCTCATCGCCTTCGGCTACGCGGACCGCATGATGGCCGGCGGCAGCGATTCCGTGGTGAACCAGCTCGGCGTGGGCGGATTCGCCGCCATGCGCGCCCTCAGCACCCGCAACGACGAGCCCGAGCGCGCCTCGCGGCCCTTCGACGTGGATCGCGACGGGTTCGTGATGGGCGAAGGCGCCGGCGTCGTCATCCTGGAGGAATACGACCTCGCGAAGGCCCGCGGCGCCAAGATCTACGCCGAAGTGGTCGGATACGGCATGAGCGGCGACGCCAACCACATCACCAGCCCCGCGCCGGAGGGCGAAGGCGGCCAGCGGGTGATGCGCGCGGCCATGAAGGACGCGGAGATCGCCCCCGAGCAGGTGGGCTACATCAACATGCACGGCACCAGCACCCCCGTGGGCGACAAGCTGGAGTGCATGGCCATCCACAAGGTCTTCGGGGAGCACACCAAGACGCTCAAGGTGAGCAGCACCAAGTCCATGCACGGCCACCTCCTGGGCGCCGCGGGCGGGCTGGAGACCATCGTGGCCGTCATGGCCGTGAAGACCGGGAAGATCCCTCCCACCATCAACGTGGATCACCAGGATCCGGAATGCGACCTGGACGTCACCGCGAACGTCGCCGGCACGCTGGACGCCGAATATGTCATGAACAACGGCTTCGGCTTCGGCGGCACGAACGCCTGCCTGGTGTTGCGCAAGGCTCAGTAGAAGATTCGCCACCAAGACACGAAGGCACCAAGAAAGGCTGTTTCTTTTCTTGGTGCCTTCGTGTCTTGGTGGTTTGCTTTTGGATCTATGGCCAAGGCGATCCCCTTCAAGCTCCACGCGCCCTACCAGCCCGCCGGCGACCAGCCGGAGGCCATCGCCCAGCTTGTGGAGGGGCTGAAGCGGGGGGATCGGGCCCAGACGCTGCTGGGCGTCACCGGGTCGGGCAAGACCTACACGATGGCCTCCACCATCGCGCGGGCGGGCCGTCCGGCGCTGATCTTCGCGCCCAACAAGACGCTGGCGGCGCAGCTGTTCAGCGAGTTCAAGCAGTTCTTCCCCGAGAACGCCGTCGAGTACTTCGTCAGCTACTACGACTACTACCAGCCCGAGGCCTACGTGCCCGAGCGGGACCTGTTCATCGACAAGGACGCCAAGATCAACGAGGAGCTGGAGAAGCTCCGCCTCAGCGCCACCCGCTGCCTGCTGGAGCGGCGGGACACCATCGTGGTGGCCTCCGTGAGCTGCATCTACGGCCTGGGCGATCCCACCTCGTACCTCAACCTGTCCGTCCACCTGAAGGCGGGCCAGACCATCGACCGGGCCATGCTGCTGCGCGACCTGGTGGCGATCCAGTACCAGCGCAACCACCTCAGCTTCGAGCCGGGAATCTTCCGCGTGCGGGGCGATGTGGTGGAGGTCTATCCGGCCTACGAGGACGTGGCCTACCGGATCGAGCTGTGGGGCGACGAGGTGGAGCGGCTGTCGAAGATCGATCCTCTGCGCGGGACAGTCCTTGAGAAGCTGGACGAACTGATGATCTGGCCCAAGACCCACTACGTGACGCCGGAGGACAAGCTCAAGGCCGCCATCCGCGACATCAAGGCCGAGCTGGAGGTCCGGGAGAACGAGCTTCGCGCCGCGGGGAAGATCGTCGAGCTCCAGCGGCTCCACCAGCGCATCATCTACGACGTGGAAATGATGAAGGAGATGGGGCACTGCAGCGGCATCGAGAACTACAGCCGCTTCCTGGACGGTCGCCAGCCCGGCCAGCCGCCCCACACGCTCCTCGACTACTTCCCCGAGGATTTCGTCGTCTTCATGGATGAGAGCCACGTGGCCACGGGCCAGCTCCACGGGATGTACAACGGCGACCGCTCCCGCAAGAGCACCCTGGTGGAGTACGGGTTCCGGCTTCCCTCCGCCCTGGACAACCGGCCCCTCCAGTTCGAGGAATTCGAGAGCCGCGTCAAGCAGGTGGTCTACGTGTCGGCTACGCCCGGCGCCTACGAGCTGCAGCAGAGCGGCGGGGCCTTCGTGGAGCAGGTGGTGCGGCCCACGGGGCTGGTGGATCCCATCGTGGAGGTGCGGCCCGTGGGCACCCAGGTGGATGATCTGCTCGAGGAGATCCGTAAGGTGGTGGCCCGGGACGAGCGCGTCCTGGTGACCGTGCTCACCAAGCGGCTGGCGGAGCAGCTCACCGCCTACTACCAGGAGCTGGGCATCAAGGCCGAGTACCTCCACAGCGAGATCGACACCCTGGAGCGGGTGGAACTGCTCAAGAACCTGCGGCGCGGCGTGTTCGACGTCCTCGTCGGGATCAACCTCCTGCGGGAGGGGCTGGACCTGCCGGAGGTGAGCCTGGTGGCGATCCTGGACGCGGACAAGGAGGGCTTCCTCCGCAACACCCGCAGCCTCATCCAGACCATCGGCCGCGCCGCCCGCAACGTCCAGGGCAAGGCCATCCTGTACGCCGACGTGATGACCGGCTCCATGGAGCAGGCCATCGGCGAAACCGAGCGTCGGCGCCAGAAGCAGCTGGCCCACAACGCGGAGCATGGGATCACGCCGGAGACGGTGAAGCGCAACCTGGACGACGTCATGGGCGAGGCCCTGGCGCGCGAATTCATCAACGTGCCCAAGGAGGAACGCGCCGCCGAGGAGCCGCTGCTCTACCTGGAGGACAAGGCCTTCGAACGCGAAGTGGCCAAGCTGGAGAAGCGCATGAAGGAACTGGCCTCCCAGATGAAGTTCGAAGATGCGGCGGAATTACGCGACAGGATCCTCCGTGCCCGGCGCGAACGATTGATTTTGGCCCCTTGATGCGTGAGGTCTCGTGTATGCCGCAGGCATACCGAGAGGAGGCGGCGGAACTCCGCGACCGCATCCTCCATGCCCGCCGGGAGCGGATCCTGGAGGCCCGCGGACCGCTGGCGGCGGGACCGGCCGGGCCGCCCGCCCCCTGATCCGCACGGCTCGCCCCAAGGGCGGGCCTTGGCGGAGCGGGAATGGCACCCTGAAGCTCCTTCCCGGGAGGTCCTGTGCATCCACGGACGGCGATGTTCGCGCTCGCAGCGCTCTGCGTTTCCCCGCTCCTGCCCCAGGCGCCGCTTCCCTACGCGGGCCAGCCCCTTCCTGGACGGGAAGCGGTGCCCTTCGCGCCCGGCTTCCTGAACTGCGGGTTGCCCATCCGCGACATCGCCCTGGCGCCGGACGGCACGGCGATCTATGTCGGCATGTCCCTTCCAGGTTTCCGGAAGGCCGCGATCGTGGAGACGCATCTGGAGGGAGGCCGCTGGACCTCTCCCGAGGTGGCGGCTTTTTCGCGGGATCCGCGGTGGAGATGCCTCGAACCCTGCATCAGTCCCGATGGGCGACGCTTCTTCTTCGTCTCGGACCGGCCGGCGGATCCCGCGGGCGATAAACCTGGTCCTTTCGGGATCTGGGCCATGGACCGGGAGGCCGCCGGCTGGTCCGTCCCGCGGCGCCTTCCGGAGGCCGTCAACGGAACAGCGGATGCCTTCTATCCCTCGATCACCCGGGACGGTGTTCTCTATTTCCTGCGGGAGGCGGGCCGCGAGGCGTGGGTGATGCGGTCCGCCTGGAAGGACGGCGCCTGGACACCCGCGGAGCGGCTGCCCGCGCCTTTCAACACGGAGGCCCGCCAGGCCAATCCGCGGATCGATCCCGACGGGCGGTTCCTGCTGCTTCCCATCGCGGGCCGTCCCGATTCCCTGGGCGGAGCCGACTACTACGGCTATTTCCGGCGGGATGACGGCACCTGGACCGGTCCCGTCCATTTGGGTCCCGCGGTGAACAGTGCCGCGGCGGACGAATACTCCATCACGCCCAGCCCCGACGGCCGGGTGGTGTTCTTCGGCAGCAACCGGGCGCTGCCCCGCCTGGAGGGGAAGCCGCTCCGGTTCGCGGATCTCTTGGCGGAGCGGACGCTTCCCGGCAACGGGCACACGACTTTGTGGTGGGTCGACGCGGGCTTCCTGGAGGAGGCGCGGGCGAAGGCCCTGGCGGCGCCCCGAAACTGATCTCCGCCCATTTCAGGATCCCCGCGGCGCTGCCGAATAAAAGGGGGCATCTCCAGCCGCCTATGCAGCCTCTGCGCTCCTTCCTCCTGGGCTTCCTCCTCGTGGGGGGAATGGGAATGGGCGCCGAGCTTCCCGGTCCGGCGGAAGCGGGCGATCCGATCATCCGGAACTACTCCCCCAAGCTCTACGGCGCGGACGCCCAGAACTGGGCCATCCTCCAGGATCCGCGGGGCGTCGTCT comes from the Geothrix sp. 21YS21S-4 genome and includes:
- the acpP gene encoding acyl carrier protein, which produces MADVRKKVIAIIAEQLAKPEDSISESSHFVDDLGADSLDTVEIIMAIEEAFSLEIPESEQEKIRTVGDAIAYIEKHAKA
- a CDS encoding site-specific tyrosine recombinase XerD, producing MPRPRTHQEPDEGWPLGWAASLREFRTFLSVERGLSANTAAGYLADLSHLAIWACGRELSPTDLDRDQLTAFLVTQQAEGKAPRSLARMSSSLRAFLAFLRMEGGEGAGPEAVVKPPRPPRILPRTLGETQVDALLAAPDTATPLGVRDRAWLELLYASGLRVSELAELPALAVFLDEGFLKVMGKGRKERLVPFGSGAERWIRAWLALRPGFRPRGGELFVGQRGEGLSRQHLWRLLKGYARTAGLRAEAVSPHVLRHAFATHLLDHGADLRAVQAMLGHADISTTQIYTHVHQARLRALYDRMHPRSAP
- the uvrB gene encoding excinuclease ABC subunit UvrB, with the translated sequence MAKAIPFKLHAPYQPAGDQPEAIAQLVEGLKRGDRAQTLLGVTGSGKTYTMASTIARAGRPALIFAPNKTLAAQLFSEFKQFFPENAVEYFVSYYDYYQPEAYVPERDLFIDKDAKINEELEKLRLSATRCLLERRDTIVVASVSCIYGLGDPTSYLNLSVHLKAGQTIDRAMLLRDLVAIQYQRNHLSFEPGIFRVRGDVVEVYPAYEDVAYRIELWGDEVERLSKIDPLRGTVLEKLDELMIWPKTHYVTPEDKLKAAIRDIKAELEVRENELRAAGKIVELQRLHQRIIYDVEMMKEMGHCSGIENYSRFLDGRQPGQPPHTLLDYFPEDFVVFMDESHVATGQLHGMYNGDRSRKSTLVEYGFRLPSALDNRPLQFEEFESRVKQVVYVSATPGAYELQQSGGAFVEQVVRPTGLVDPIVEVRPVGTQVDDLLEEIRKVVARDERVLVTVLTKRLAEQLTAYYQELGIKAEYLHSEIDTLERVELLKNLRRGVFDVLVGINLLREGLDLPEVSLVAILDADKEGFLRNTRSLIQTIGRAARNVQGKAILYADVMTGSMEQAIGETERRRQKQLAHNAEHGITPETVKRNLDDVMGEALAREFINVPKEERAAEEPLLYLEDKAFEREVAKLEKRMKELASQMKFEDAAELRDRILRARRERLILAP
- the fabF gene encoding beta-ketoacyl-ACP synthase II — translated: MTRTVQRRRVVITGMGTVNPCGLTVPETWDNLLAGKSGIGQIDRFDVSDFACKIAGQVKGFNPDLFIDKKEQKKMDIFIHYALGAAHEAWVDAGYDQIELTKAERELFGAYIGSGIGGLSTIWEEANGYRGPRRTSPFFIPSLIVNLASGQASIKYGLQGPNSAVATACATGAHAIGDAARLIAFGYADRMMAGGSDSVVNQLGVGGFAAMRALSTRNDEPERASRPFDVDRDGFVMGEGAGVVILEEYDLAKARGAKIYAEVVGYGMSGDANHITSPAPEGEGGQRVMRAAMKDAEIAPEQVGYINMHGTSTPVGDKLECMAIHKVFGEHTKTLKVSSTKSMHGHLLGAAGGLETIVAVMAVKTGKIPPTINVDHQDPECDLDVTANVAGTLDAEYVMNNGFGFGGTNACLVLRKAQ